In the Telopea speciosissima isolate NSW1024214 ecotype Mountain lineage chromosome 2, Tspe_v1, whole genome shotgun sequence genome, one interval contains:
- the LOC122653021 gene encoding protein E6-like encodes MASSAKNLSFLFLLFLIFSLQIHARESQFFSKVTRDNNNNNNTNNKNTTTKESEKPSHTQDEGPNFTPQNHNGFGLYGHGTEQFSPNSVNDAYYTPTNFPKKTTTTTTELYTPENYEQNSFNYNGYENKQQGSMRDSRYVDTSYLNNNNNYYNENEMKQQGMSDTRFLENGKYFYDVNNEDVYHDRYHNQYESPKEIHNGYASSYRGVESKNRYNNYGGYNGNNNANTYEFTNSMDGFQNQNEEFLQNQEEFVP; translated from the coding sequence ATGGCTTCCTCTGCTAAAAACCTTTCTTTCctattccttctcttcctcatcttctctcttcaaATTCATGCTAGGGAGAGCCAATTCTTTAGCAAGGTCACCCgtgataacaacaacaacaacaacaccaaCAACAAGAACACCACCACCAAAGAGAGTGAAAAACCTTCACATACCCAGGATGAAGGGCCAAACTTCACACCACAGAACCACAATGGATTTGGCCTCTATGGTCATGGCACAGAGCAATTCTCACCCAACTCAGTCAATGATGCTTACTACACTCCTACCAATTTCCCTAAgaagaccaccaccaccaccacagagCTTTACACTCCTGAAAACTATGAGCAAAATAGCTTCAACTACAATGGCTATGAGAACAAGCAACAAGGTAGCATGAGAGACTCCAGGTATGTGGACACATCTTacctcaacaacaacaacaattattATAATGAGAATGAGATGAAGCAACAGGGCATGAGTGACACAAGGTTCTTAGAGAATGGCAAGTACTTTTATGATGTCAACAATGAGGATGTCTACCATGATCGGTACCATAACCAATATGAATCACCAAAGGAAATCCACAATGGATATGCTTCTTCATACAGAGGAGTTGAATCAAAGAACAGGTACAACAACTATGGAGGGTATAATGGTAACAATAATGCAAACACTTATGAGTTCACCAACTCCATGGATGGGTTTCAGAATCAGAATGAGGAATTCCTACAGAACCAGGAGGAGTTTGTGCCATAA
- the LOC122653025 gene encoding uncharacterized protein LOC122653025: MVAEIQEMSNGWPLGLQTMSTRLRVVDSLQSTTADPSTFHMHSISFSSFTSSELNTESTKSFFQDRSVSLGWLIGLRPQNGEELCLTNSHLSEDEQVSGAAGATTDMTSRRQMKMSECICVPLLLNVLVRTSRSKNNSRHQN; the protein is encoded by the exons ATGGTTGCAGAG ATCCAAGAGATGTCTAACGGATGGCCTCTTGGACTTCAGACCATGAGCACGAGGCTAAGAGTGGTGGATAGCTTACAATCCACTACAGCAGATCCATCCACTTTCCATATGCACTCTATCAGTTTCTCATCATTCACTTCCTCTGAACTCAACACTGAG TCAACAAAGTCCTTCTTCCAAGACCGTAGCGTTTCGCTTGGCTGGCTGATTGGATTAAGACCCCAAAATGGAGAAGAATTGTGCTTAACCAACTCGCATCTCTCAGAAGATGAACAGGTATCTGGTGCTGCAGGTGCCACCACAGATATGACCAGCAGACGACAAATGAAAATGTCTGAATGTATCTGCGTACCACTATTGCTAAATGTTCTTGTAAGGACAAGTCGAAGTAAAAACAACTCAAGACACCAAAATTAG
- the LOC122653019 gene encoding DDB1- and CUL4-associated factor 13: protein MKVKVISRSTDEFTRERSQDLQRVFHNFDPNLRTQEKAVEYVRALNAAKMEKIFARPFIGAMDGHIDAISCMAKNPNHLKGMFSGSMDGDIRLWDISSRRTVCQFPGHQGAVRGLSVSTDGCTLVSCGMDCTVRLWNVPAASSMESDNSYDNPAKPLAVYVWKNAFWAVDHQWEGDLFATAGAQVDIWDRNRSQPINSFEWGNDTVISVRFNPGEPNVMATSASDRSITLYDLRMSSPARKLIMRTKTNSISWNPMEPMNFTAANEDCNCYSYDARKLNEAKCVHKDHVSAVMDIDYSPTGREFVTGSYDRTVRIFQYNGGHSREIYHTKRMQRVFCVKFSSDATYVISGSDDTNLRLWKSKASEQLGVLLPRERKKQEYLEAVKNRYKHLPEVKRIVRHRHLPKPIYKAAALRKTMTEAEKRKEERRRAHSAPGSMPMEPLRKRRIIQEVE from the exons ATGAAGGTCAAAGTTATTTCCCGTTCCACGGACGAATTCACCCGAGAGCGCAGCCAGGATCTCCAG AGGGTTTTTCATAACTTTGACCCTAACCTGCGAACTCAAGAAAAGGCTGTCGAATATGTCCGTGCTCTTAATGCTGCCAAAATGGAAAAG ATATTCGCGAGACCTTTTATTGGTGCAATGGATGGACACATTGATGCAATCTCATGTATGGCAAAGaatccaaatcacttgaaagggatgttttcaggttcaatggATGGAG ATATTCGTCTTTGGGATATATCTTCCAG GCGAACAGTTTGTCAGTTCCCTGGTCATCAAGGTGCTGTGCGTGGTTTAAGTGTATCTACGGATGGGTGCACTCTTGTATCATGTGGAATGGATTGCAC TGTTAGACTCTGGAATGTTCCTGCCGCAAGTAGTATGGAGTCCGACAACTCATATGATAATCCTGCCAAG CCACTGGCAGTTTATGTTTGGAAGAATGCTTTCTG gGCAGTTGATCACCAGTGGGAAGGTGATCTCTTTGCTACAGCTGGTGCCCAAGTTGATATTTGGGATCGTAATAG GTCGCAACCGATCAACAGTTTTGAATGGGGAAACGACACTGTCATATCTGTTCGATTTAATCCTGGAGAACCAAATGTTATGGCTACATCAGCTAG TGACCGCAGCATAACACTATATGATTTGCGTATGTCATCCCCAGCAAGAAAGCTTATCATGAGG ACCAAAACCAATTCTATCTCTTGGAATCCAATGGAGCCAATGAACTTTACCGCT GCGAATGAAGATTGCAACTGCTATAGCTATGATGCTAGAAAACTGAATGAAGCGAAGTGTGTACACAAAGATCATGTTTCTGCTGT GATGGATATTGATTACTCGCCCACTGGTAGGGAATTTGTAACTGGGTCTTATGATAGAACA gtaaGAATCTTCCAATATAATGGTGGCCATAGCCGGGAGATATACCATACCAAAAGAATGCAAAG GGTATTCTGCGTGAAGTTTAGCAGTGATGCAACTTATGTTATTTCGGGAAGTGATGACACCAATCTTCGTCTATggaaatcaaaagcatcagaaCAGTTGGGAGTG CTTCTTCCAAGGGAACGTAAGAAGCAAGAGTACCTTGAAGCTGTCAAGAATCGCTACAAGCACCTACCTGAGGTTAAGCGCATTGTGAG GCATAGGCACTTGCCAAAACCCATATATAAGGCTGCTGCTCTAAGGAAAACAATGACTGAAgctgagaagagaaaggaggagaggaggagagCTCACAGTGCCCCAGGAAGTATGCCCATGGAGCCATTACGGAAAAGAAGAATCATCCAGGAGGTTGAGTGA